In one window of Episyrphus balteatus chromosome 3, idEpiBalt1.1, whole genome shotgun sequence DNA:
- the LOC129915740 gene encoding circadian clock-controlled protein daywake-like: MKKLLTLYIFGLLALSVVGLDYLTEKPDYLEEGCSIKDPEFSKCSIRNLQNVFNQLKDGIPGLKTLPKTDPYYIKKVKLLQNNNAAKFEIELANLTAVGFGKTVIKENYVDERDYSWKTKFFLPKLRIDGDYKINGRLLALTLKGAGAFFIDMENLEFKMLSKVKLYEKGGNTFGNVSQCKLDFKIGALKLNLDNLFNGQKELEDSMNTLLNENWMDFVDAMRPALTQMMEGIMEDNMRKVFHFVPAKFFIKDIPKSYELNGYKDKNSS; this comes from the exons atgaaaaaacttttaactttatatattttcGGTCTTTTAGCCTTAAGTGTAGTTGGCTTGGACTATCTTACAGAAAAAC ctgATTACCTTGAAGAAGGTTGCAGTATTAAAGATCCGGAATTTAGCAAGTGTTCTATACGAAATCTGCAAAATGTCTTCAACCAATTGAAAGACG GAATTCCTGGATTAAAAACTCTTCCTAAAACGGATCCTTACTATATCAAAAAGGTTAAACTCTTGCAAAATAATAATGCAGCAAAGTTCGAAATTGAATTGGCCAATTTGACAGCAGTAGGATTTGGTAAAACCGTTATCAAAGAAAACTA tgtcgACGAACGAGATTACAGTTGGAAGACCAAGTTCTTCCTGCCAAAACTTCGTATCGATGGTGACTATAAAATAAATGGTAGATTATTGGCATTAACATTAAAAGGAGCTGGAGCATTTTTTATTGACATGG aaaACCTTGAATTTAAAATGTTATCCAAAGTTAAGCTATACGAAAAGGGTGGAAATACATTTGGTAATGTTAGCCAATGTAAATTGGATTTCAAAATTGGTGCtcttaaattgaatttggaTAATTTGTTTAATGGACAAAAAGAATTGGAAGATAGTATGAATACTTTGTTGAATGAAAATTGGATGGACTTTGTTGATGCAATGAGACCAGCACTAACTCAAATGATGGAAGGAATTATGGAGGATAATATGAGAAAAGTATTCCATTTTGTACCAgcgaaattttttattaaagatattccGAAATCTTATGAGTTAAATGGTTACAAAGACAAAAACAGTAGTTGA